Genomic window (Desulforapulum autotrophicum HRM2):
TCAAGGTGCTTGCCACCTCGGCAGACGGCGTTGCCTTTAAGTTCACCGATGCCCTGGACATTGCCCGTGACGGCACCATCTATTTTACCGATGCAAGTGCAAAGTATTCCCCAAATGAGTACCTGTATGATCTTTTAGAATCAAAGCCCCATGGCCGGTTCATGCGCTACGACCCAGACAGCGGCCAGGTCAAGGTTTTATTGAATGATCTGTATTTTGCCAATGGGGTGGCATTGTCCAGCCAGGAAGATTTTGTTTTAATCAATGAGACCTACCGCTACAGGGTCCTCAGGTACTGGCTGAAGGGACCCGGGGCCGGGACATGGGAGATCTTTATTGATAATCTGCCGGGATTTCCGGATAATATTTCAACCAACCATAAGGGTACCTTCTGGCTGGCTCTTTTTACCGTCCGAAACAAAGCCGTGGACAGACTTCAGTCCTATCCCTTTGTCAAAGCTCAAATGGCCAAACTGCCCCAAAACCTGTGGCCCCTGCCAAAACCCTACGGCCTGGTGCTGGCCCTGGATGAACAGGGAAATATCACCCAAAGTTTACATGACTCCACGGGGGAACACCTGGGTGCCATCACGTCGGCCCGGGAATATAACGGGTTCCTCTATCTTGGCAGTTTGCATAACGATCGCATCGGGAAATATAAATTGCCCTGATGTTCATGTTCACCCGGGCCGCATGATTGCCATGGGCCTGGAAAGGGTCTCAATCAGGGTTTCTGGTTGATTCAACAGATTTATTTGTCGGAATTTTTTTTACTGAATGCGGTAACCAGGCCCGGGGGGCTTTGAATACAGGCCGATGCCCCCGAATCCGTCAGTTCTTTCTGGGTTCCAAATCCCCAGAGAACACCAATCCCGCGTACCTTGTTGGCTGTTGCACCAATCATATCATGCCTGCGGTCCCCGACCATGACGGCTCGGGATGGATCAAGGGACTCACGGTTTAAAATGTAGGAGACTAAACTTGTTTTATCGGTTCGGGTGCCATCGAGTTCACTTCCATGGATGTGGTTGAAATATTGGCCC
Coding sequences:
- a CDS encoding SMP-30/gluconolactonase/LRE family protein, which encodes MAKIMIGMGGILAVIIVVFLVKPSPIDPVAYTPGKLQALSGVLEPNTHLQKAELLALGKIHGPEEVAVDSLGRVYGGTQDGSIVRVLANGNLETFAETQGRPLGIQFDTHGNLIVCDAFKGLLSINPDGQIKVLATSADGVAFKFTDALDIARDGTIYFTDASAKYSPNEYLYDLLESKPHGRFMRYDPDSGQVKVLLNDLYFANGVALSSQEDFVLINETYRYRVLRYWLKGPGAGTWEIFIDNLPGFPDNISTNHKGTFWLALFTVRNKAVDRLQSYPFVKAQMAKLPQNLWPLPKPYGLVLALDEQGNITQSLHDSTGEHLGAITSAREYNGFLYLGSLHNDRIGKYKLP